CTGTTCGTCAAGAACGACCCCGAGCAGAAGGTCAGGCTGACAGATATCGCCGTCGAAACCGGTACGATGGAGGCCGAGGCCAGTGTCGAACCCGGTGAAGAGCGCGACGGCTACGCCACCGGCACGCACTCTGCGGTATTCGTCGAAGTGAAAGTGGATGAAGACACCGGCATGGTCAAGGTTAGCCGCGTAGTCAGCGCCATTGCTGCTGGGCGCATCGTCAATCCGAAAACCGCAGGCAACCAGATTGTTGGCGGCGTGGTCTGGGGCGTCGGCCAGGCCCTGCATGAAGAAACCCAGATGGATCATCAACTGGGCCGCTTCATGAACCACAACTTTGCCGAGTATCACATCCCGGTGCAGGCGGACATTGGCGATATCGATGTGATCTTCGTTGAAGAACACGACGAAATCGTCAATGCACTGGGCTCCAAGGGCGTGGGTGAAATTGGTATCGTCGGCGTCGCCGCAGCGGTATCCAACGCCATCTTCCACGCCACCGGCAAACGCGTCCGCGACCTGCCGGTTACTCTGGATAAACTGATGTAATTCTACCCACAGAACTGGCTTGACTGACCGGTGACCCATGCGTCGCCGGTCAGTCAAAGGCTACGGTTTCTTGGCACTCGAACCGCAACACCCGGCCGATGAAGCCTGCGCCTGAACCTCTCCATCACCTGCACAGCAATCCGCAGGCGGAATATCACCACGCCGCCATTCCGGCCATGCCTTCCGTCCAACCTGCACCGAAGAGTGCAGATAAAGCAGCGCCAGGCACACCCCGACTATCAGATCCGGCCAGAAGGATCCGCTGAACATCACCAGCCCGGCTGCAGCCAGCACGCTGAGATTGGCAATCACATCATTGCGCGAACATAACCAGGTCGAGCTCATATTAATGTCGTCACTGCGATGAGTGTAAAGCAGCAGCAGGCAACTCAAATTTGCAGCAAGGGCCATAAAACCGATAAGCCCCATCCAACCCGCCTCCGGCACCACGCCCAGCACACTCTTGCGCACCGCTTCAGCGATAATCAACAAGCTGAACAACAGCAGAAAACCGCTCTTGAACAGCGCAGCGCCTACCCGGGCGCGGGTGCCACGGTGCAGCACAAATAACGAAATCGCATACACCAGCGCATCGCCGAACATATCCAGTGAGTCGCCCAGCAGCGCGGTGGAACTCAGTATCCACCCGGCACTGAACTCCACGACGAACATCAGCGCATTGATCGCCAGCACAATATAGAGCACCCGCGCCTGCCGACCGCGCAGTTGGGCCAGTTCGCTCCCCTTGTCATCGCAACAACTGTCCATCATCTACTCCTCTCTCAAGCTGCCATTAGCTGCTAGAGTGATGGTTATAGTTACTATAAGGTCAAGCGCTATGCCGCCAGCATCCAATAGCACCTCGCAATACACCGTCGGGCAGCTTGCCAAGGCTACCGGTACCAAGGCCGTCACCATTCGCTACTACGAAGGACTGGGCCTGTTGCCCACCGTGAGCCGCAGCGCCGCCGGCTATCGCCTTTACACCACCAGGGAACATGACCGGCTGTTGTTTATCCGGCGTAGCCGCGGGTTGGGCTTTAGCATCGAAGATATTCGCGGGCTACTCGGCCTTGCCGACCGCAGTGAAGCGCCCTGCACCGCGCTCGATACCAAAGTCAAAGAACAGCTGGAACAGGTACGCCTGCGCCTGCGCGATCTGCGGGCCATGGAGCAGGAGCTGGAACGGCTTAGCGGATGCTGCGCAGGCGGCGTAATCAGTGACTGCCGGATTGTCGAGTCGCTCTCCGGGCGCGGGTAAAGTGTCGCACCTACGCACACCTGACCAGCGGCAGCACCCTGTGCTGGTCAGTCGGCGACCTCGCCGCTAGAATACGCCGTCTTTATTATGTGGCCACGGCCGCGCGCCCCTGAGGAGCAATATGTCTACTTCCGCATCGACCAACCCCAAAGTCGGGTTCGTATCACTCGGCTGCCCCAAGGCGTTAGTTGATTCGGAACGCATCCTCACCCAGCTGCGTATGGAAGGCTATGACGTTGTTGGCTCCTATGAGGACGCCGATGTGGTTGTGGTCAATACCTGCGGCTTTATCGACACTGCCAAGGCTGAATCCCTCGATGCGATTGGCGAAGCTATCGCCGCTAACGGCCGGGTGATCGTCACCGGTTGCATGGGTGTGGATGAGAGCGTGATCCGCAACGTGCACCCCAGCGTGATGGCCGTGACCGGCCCGCAGCAGTACGAGCAAGTGGTCAACGCTGTGCACGAAGTCGTACCGCCCCGCGCTGATCACAATCCCTTGATCGATCTGGTACCACCGCAGGGCATCAAGCTCACGCCCCGTCACTACGCTTACCTGAAAATATCTGAAGGCTGTAACCACAGCTGCAGCTTCTGCATCATCCCCAGCATGCGCGGCAAACTGGTCAGCCGACCGATTGGCGATGTGCTGGGTGAAGCCGAACGCCTGGCCAAGGCCGGCGTGAAGGAACTGCTGGTTATCTCCCAGGACACCAGCGCCTACGGCGTGGACATCAAATACCGCACCGGCTTCTGGAATGGCCGCCCGGTCAAATCACGCATGACCGAAATGTGCGAAGCGCTCAGCGAACTGGGCATCTGGGTACGCCTGCACTACGTTTACCCCTACCCACACGTGGACGAGCTGATTCCGCTGATGGCCCAAGGCAAGATCCTGCCGTACCTGGATATCCCCTTCCAGCACGCCAGCCCGAAAGTGCTCAAGGCGATGAAACGCCCCGCATTTGAAGACAAGACCCTGGCGCGCATCAAGAAATGGCGCGAGATCTGCCCCGAGCTGACCATCCGCTCAACCTTTATTGTCGGCTTCCCCGGCGAAACCGAAGAAGACTTTCAGTACCTGCTCGACTGGCTGACCGAAGCCCAGCTCGACCGTGTCGGCTGCTTCAAATACTCCGCCGTCGAAGGCGCCCCCGCCAATCTGCTAGCCGACTCGGTACCCGAAGAGATCAAGGAAGAACGCTGGGAACGCTTTATGGCTCATCAGCAAGTGATCAGCAGCGCGCGCCTGCAGCAGAAGATCGGCAGCGTGATTCAGGTAGTGA
This genomic stretch from Halopseudomonas pelagia harbors:
- a CDS encoding cation transporter, giving the protein MDSCCDDKGSELAQLRGRQARVLYIVLAINALMFVVEFSAGWILSSTALLGDSLDMFGDALVYAISLFVLHRGTRARVGAALFKSGFLLLFSLLIIAEAVRKSVLGVVPEAGWMGLIGFMALAANLSCLLLLYTHRSDDINMSSTWLCSRNDVIANLSVLAAAGLVMFSGSFWPDLIVGVCLALLYLHSSVQVGRKAWPEWRRGDIPPADCCAGDGEVQAQASSAGCCGSSAKKP
- the rimO gene encoding 30S ribosomal protein S12 methylthiotransferase RimO, whose amino-acid sequence is MSTSASTNPKVGFVSLGCPKALVDSERILTQLRMEGYDVVGSYEDADVVVVNTCGFIDTAKAESLDAIGEAIAANGRVIVTGCMGVDESVIRNVHPSVMAVTGPQQYEQVVNAVHEVVPPRADHNPLIDLVPPQGIKLTPRHYAYLKISEGCNHSCSFCIIPSMRGKLVSRPIGDVLGEAERLAKAGVKELLVISQDTSAYGVDIKYRTGFWNGRPVKSRMTEMCEALSELGIWVRLHYVYPYPHVDELIPLMAQGKILPYLDIPFQHASPKVLKAMKRPAFEDKTLARIKKWREICPELTIRSTFIVGFPGETEEDFQYLLDWLTEAQLDRVGCFKYSAVEGAPANLLADSVPEEIKEERWERFMAHQQVISSARLQQKIGSVIQVVIDEVDEDGPIGRSMADAPEIDGNVYIDTEQDLQPGDMITVRVTDADEYDLWAEQI
- a CDS encoding MerR family transcriptional regulator; protein product: MPPASNSTSQYTVGQLAKATGTKAVTIRYYEGLGLLPTVSRSAAGYRLYTTREHDRLLFIRRSRGLGFSIEDIRGLLGLADRSEAPCTALDTKVKEQLEQVRLRLRDLRAMEQELERLSGCCAGGVISDCRIVESLSGRG